A region from the Pseudomonas cucumis genome encodes:
- a CDS encoding glycogen/starch/alpha-glucan phosphorylase translates to MTQEPLVREAEVAAFRDAVLTKLTYAVGKDPDHAFDHDWFEAIALAARDHMVEHWMDHTRQIYRKGQKRVYYLSLEFLIGRLLYDSLSNLGLLDVAREAMTELGVDIERIRLLEPDAALGNGGLGRLAACFMESMSTLGIAGHGYGIRYEHGLFRQAIVDGWQQEQTEHWLDFGNPWEFERPEVAYPIGFGGGVETVTDENGKSRQVWSPAETVRAIAYDTPVVGWRGASVNTLRLWRARAMEELHLERFNAGDHLGAVAEVARAESISRVLYPADSTEAGQELRLRQEYFFVAASLQDLLRRHRNMHTSVLTLGDHAAIQLNDTHPSIAVAELMRQLVDVYDVAWDAAWQVTVDTLSYTNHTLLPEALETWPVGLMERMLPRHMQIIYLINAQHIDSLRAKGVHDFDVLRAVSLIEEDNGRRVRMGNLAFLGSHSVNGVSGLHTQLMRSTVFSELHKLYPERINNKTNGITFRRWLYQANPELTSMMVDALGPDLLDNPEESLIGLEPFAEKTAFCKQFAEQRLHSKKALAYLIHERLGIAVNPAAMFDVQVKRIHEYKRQLLNLLHTVALYQAIRAEPEIDWVPRVKIFAGKAAASYHQAKLIIKLTNDIARVVNNDPTVRGLLKVVFLPNYNVSLAESIIPAADLSEQISTAGFEASGTSNMKFGLNGALTIGTMDGANVEMSERIGVEHMFIFGLSAEQVEARKLNHEFNAAPDIAASHRLNDVLQAIRGGVFSPDDPSRYTSLIDSLVDYDRFLVCADFDSYWDAQMRVEAHWHDSKEWWRSAVLSSARMGWFSSDRTIREYATDIWKALE, encoded by the coding sequence ATGACTCAAGAACCACTTGTTCGCGAAGCAGAGGTGGCCGCATTTCGCGATGCCGTCTTGACCAAACTCACTTATGCAGTGGGCAAAGACCCGGATCACGCCTTTGACCATGACTGGTTCGAAGCCATCGCCCTGGCGGCGCGCGATCACATGGTCGAGCACTGGATGGACCACACCCGGCAGATCTACCGCAAAGGCCAGAAACGGGTCTATTACCTCTCCCTTGAATTCCTTATCGGCCGCTTGCTCTACGACAGCCTGAGCAACCTCGGCCTGCTCGATGTGGCCCGCGAGGCCATGACCGAACTTGGCGTCGACATCGAACGCATCCGCCTGCTGGAACCCGATGCGGCACTGGGCAACGGAGGCCTCGGGCGTCTGGCGGCGTGCTTCATGGAAAGCATGTCGACCCTGGGCATCGCCGGCCATGGTTACGGCATTCGTTACGAACACGGCTTGTTCCGCCAGGCCATCGTCGACGGTTGGCAGCAGGAGCAGACCGAACACTGGCTGGATTTCGGTAACCCGTGGGAGTTTGAACGGCCAGAGGTCGCCTACCCGATCGGTTTTGGCGGCGGTGTCGAAACCGTAACTGATGAAAACGGCAAATCCAGGCAAGTCTGGTCCCCGGCGGAAACCGTGCGGGCCATCGCCTATGACACCCCGGTGGTCGGTTGGCGCGGCGCGAGTGTCAATACGCTGCGACTGTGGCGTGCCCGGGCCATGGAAGAGTTGCACCTGGAGCGCTTCAACGCTGGCGACCACTTGGGCGCGGTAGCCGAAGTGGCACGGGCCGAAAGTATCTCCCGCGTGCTCTACCCGGCGGACAGCACCGAGGCCGGCCAGGAACTGCGCCTGCGTCAGGAATACTTCTTCGTCGCCGCCTCCCTGCAGGATTTGCTGCGTCGCCATCGCAACATGCACACCTCGGTGCTGACCCTGGGCGATCACGCGGCCATTCAACTCAACGACACACACCCCTCGATTGCCGTGGCCGAGCTGATGCGTCAGTTGGTCGACGTCTATGACGTGGCGTGGGATGCGGCGTGGCAGGTCACCGTCGACACGCTGTCGTACACCAACCACACGCTGTTGCCGGAGGCGCTGGAAACCTGGCCGGTCGGTTTGATGGAGCGGATGCTGCCACGGCACATGCAGATCATTTATTTGATCAACGCCCAGCACATCGATTCGTTGCGGGCCAAGGGCGTTCACGATTTCGACGTGTTGCGTGCGGTGTCGCTGATCGAGGAGGACAACGGTCGTCGCGTGCGCATGGGCAACCTGGCGTTCCTGGGTTCCCACAGCGTTAACGGCGTGTCTGGCCTGCACACGCAGCTGATGCGCAGCACGGTGTTCTCTGAACTGCATAAACTCTATCCGGAGCGGATCAACAACAAGACCAACGGCATCACCTTCCGCCGCTGGCTCTATCAAGCCAACCCGGAGCTGACCTCAATGATGGTCGACGCCCTCGGCCCGGATCTGCTGGATAACCCCGAAGAAAGCCTGATAGGGCTGGAACCGTTTGCCGAGAAAACTGCATTCTGCAAACAGTTCGCCGAGCAGCGGCTGCACAGCAAGAAAGCCCTGGCATACCTGATTCATGAACGATTGGGGATTGCGGTCAACCCGGCGGCGATGTTCGACGTGCAGGTCAAGCGAATCCACGAATACAAACGCCAGTTGCTCAACCTGCTGCACACCGTCGCGCTGTATCAGGCGATTCGTGCCGAACCGGAAATCGACTGGGTGCCACGGGTGAAAATCTTCGCCGGCAAGGCGGCGGCCAGTTATCACCAGGCCAAGCTGATCATCAAACTGACTAACGACATCGCCCGGGTGGTCAACAACGACCCGACCGTGCGTGGTTTGCTCAAAGTGGTGTTCTTGCCCAACTACAACGTCAGCTTGGCGGAAAGCATCATTCCGGCGGCGGATTTGTCGGAACAGATCTCCACCGCCGGCTTCGAAGCCTCAGGCACCAGCAACATGAAGTTCGGCCTCAACGGCGCGCTGACCATTGGCACCATGGATGGGGCCAACGTGGAGATGAGCGAGCGCATTGGTGTCGAACACATGTTCATCTTCGGCCTGAGCGCCGAGCAAGTGGAAGCGCGCAAGCTCAACCATGAATTCAACGCGGCACCGGACATTGCCGCCTCCCATCGACTCAATGATGTGCTGCAAGCGATTCGCGGCGGGGTGTTCTCACCGGACGATCCGTCCCGCTACACCTCACTGATCGATTCGCTGGTGGACTATGACCGCTTCCTGGTCTGCGCCGATTTCGATTCATACTGGGACGCTCAGATGCGGGTCGAGGCTCACTGGCACGACTCCAAAGAGTGGTGGCGCTCGGCGGTATTGAGCAGTGCGCGGATGGGTTGGTTCTCGTCCGACCGGACCATTCGCGAGTACGCCACGGATATCTGGAAGGCGTTGGAGTAA
- a CDS encoding DUF2339 domain-containing protein, with translation MQWMFMLIGLLLGWLFDESFSDALLGALLGLGIGQAIRISRLSTQTAEQRRLLNQAQVSLHAVEQRLALLEVSGAKTPEASEPAASEPVPSPEIILEQAPDAAPELIWELPPELEPITAAASETSRPLPDDLWKPEPVAREPQQPAAPRGPNFIERAISGARNWLFGGNTVLRVGVVLLFLGLAFLLRYATEGMVVPVELRYAGVAAAALGLLALGWWLRLRNSNYALMLQGTGIAVLYLTVFAAMRLHPLLDPTAALGLLVVVTVFSAILAITQNALGLAAAAALGGFAAPILTSTGAGNHVALFSYFALLNAGILAIAWFKAWRLLNLIGFVGTFGIGLAWGLRSYTQELLWSTEPFLILFFLMYLAIGLLFARRKLLEMSDAPEDDSREALLHWSARKGDYVDGTLLFAPPLVGFGLQFALMEHLEFAAAFSALALGMIYMGLARLLMGGRALLLAETCLALGVIFASLAIPLGLDARWTAAAWAVEGAGIFWLGLRQQRPLARAFALLLQLGSALAFLSELRSGESSLLDGAPLGALMLGVALLFSFYQLRKALPEQASKWERQGLPVLACLGLTFLYLLAPLFLFTHGTAISWALAGLATLFVGLRLQSRTFLFTAFAVQLLGGALFLLRLQEAGGESAAVFSAGWSGLLSASLIGLALIAGMLLAARDEMVRSDVRLLRGLSVVLLAGLVLINLAVLFVLPWQTASAVWAASGLFIIWLSLYLKQRVSFVFGLLLQVIGGAAFLLAGPDLLGPLLSEGLRPLAHSAFWTPLVLGLAAFVGAWRLQLGNHASAFDGLSLQRLSEVLLVWGAGWWALAWVSEVLRFAPLNLQATLLLAVAAVSVALWTVLALRLKWSSLGLLCTLLIPAAGLVLLAAWHSRYHPAANFGWLVWAAVFVMHFISLRRLAPTLPATALSTAHVLGCWLLIGVLALELRYGLLLLSEQYNAWRWLGWAILPSLYLVLMAAPRAWPWPVSEYPREYRVYAAAPLALLMLGWFWLANIASDGTAEPLPYVPLINPLELGLLFALFGVYVWSRSAVTQLVIRKEYADNATQVIAGGSLFVFFTALVMRTAHHWGGVPYALDLLLGSMLVQAGLSIVWTLMALSLMIGGHLRHRREVWLIGAALIALVVAKLFFVELSNRGGLARIVSFIGVGVLLLVVGYFAPLPPKRAEAVPDVEKPAPETEGVSS, from the coding sequence ATGCAATGGATGTTCATGCTGATTGGGCTGCTGCTGGGCTGGTTATTTGACGAGTCGTTCAGCGATGCGCTGTTGGGCGCTTTGCTCGGGCTGGGTATCGGCCAGGCAATCCGCATCAGTCGCTTGAGTACTCAAACCGCCGAGCAACGGCGCTTGCTCAATCAGGCGCAGGTGTCTCTGCATGCGGTCGAGCAGCGACTGGCATTGCTGGAAGTGTCGGGCGCCAAAACACCTGAAGCCAGTGAACCTGCGGCCAGCGAACCGGTTCCATCCCCTGAAATTATTCTTGAGCAAGCCCCTGACGCAGCCCCGGAGCTGATATGGGAGTTGCCGCCTGAACTCGAACCCATCACGGCGGCCGCCTCCGAAACCAGTCGTCCACTGCCCGATGATCTCTGGAAACCCGAACCGGTCGCTCGCGAACCACAACAACCGGCGGCGCCGCGTGGCCCGAATTTCATCGAGCGTGCCATCAGCGGAGCGCGCAACTGGTTGTTCGGTGGCAATACCGTGCTGCGGGTCGGTGTGGTGTTGTTGTTTCTCGGCCTGGCCTTCTTATTGCGCTATGCCACTGAAGGCATGGTGGTGCCGGTCGAGTTGCGTTACGCCGGTGTCGCGGCGGCGGCCTTGGGCTTGCTTGCCTTGGGCTGGTGGCTGCGACTGCGCAACAGCAATTACGCGCTGATGCTGCAAGGCACCGGGATTGCGGTGTTGTACCTCACGGTATTTGCCGCGATGCGTCTGCATCCGTTGCTCGACCCCACGGCGGCACTGGGCTTGCTGGTGGTGGTGACGGTGTTCTCGGCGATTCTGGCCATTACCCAAAACGCCCTGGGCCTGGCCGCCGCTGCCGCACTGGGTGGTTTCGCCGCGCCGATCCTGACCTCCACCGGCGCTGGCAACCACGTCGCACTGTTCAGCTACTTTGCTCTGCTCAACGCCGGCATCCTTGCCATCGCGTGGTTCAAGGCCTGGCGATTGCTTAACCTGATCGGTTTTGTCGGCACCTTTGGCATCGGATTGGCTTGGGGCCTGCGTTCCTATACGCAGGAACTGCTGTGGAGTACCGAGCCGTTCCTGATTCTGTTTTTCCTGATGTACCTGGCCATCGGCCTGTTGTTCGCCCGGCGCAAACTGCTGGAAATGAGCGACGCGCCCGAGGACGACAGCCGCGAGGCACTGCTGCACTGGTCGGCGCGCAAGGGCGATTACGTCGACGGCACCCTGTTGTTCGCGCCTCCGCTGGTAGGCTTCGGTTTGCAGTTCGCGCTGATGGAGCATCTGGAATTTGCCGCCGCTTTCAGCGCCTTGGCGCTGGGCATGATTTACATGGGGCTGGCCCGGTTGCTGATGGGCGGTCGAGCATTGTTGTTGGCGGAAACCTGTCTGGCGCTGGGGGTGATCTTCGCCAGCTTGGCGATCCCCTTGGGACTCGACGCGCGTTGGACCGCGGCCGCCTGGGCCGTGGAGGGCGCGGGGATTTTCTGGCTCGGCCTGCGTCAACAGCGACCGCTGGCGCGAGCCTTTGCCTTGCTACTGCAACTGGGCTCGGCACTGGCCTTTCTCAGCGAGCTGCGCAGCGGCGAGAGCAGCTTGCTTGATGGCGCCCCGCTGGGGGCATTGATGCTCGGCGTGGCGTTGCTGTTCAGCTTTTACCAATTGCGCAAAGCGTTGCCCGAACAGGCCTCAAAGTGGGAGCGCCAAGGGCTGCCGGTGCTGGCCTGTCTGGGGCTGACGTTCCTTTATCTGCTGGCACCGCTGTTTCTCTTCACTCATGGCACGGCGATCAGTTGGGCGCTGGCCGGGTTGGCGACGCTGTTCGTCGGTCTGCGTCTGCAATCGAGAACCTTCCTGTTCACCGCGTTCGCCGTGCAACTGCTCGGCGGTGCGTTGTTCCTGCTGCGGCTGCAAGAGGCGGGTGGTGAGTCGGCTGCGGTGTTCAGCGCCGGTTGGAGCGGTTTGCTCAGTGCGTCCCTGATCGGGTTGGCGTTGATCGCCGGGATGTTGCTGGCGGCCCGCGACGAAATGGTGCGCAGTGATGTGCGTTTGCTGCGCGGCTTGTCAGTGGTGTTGCTGGCCGGTCTGGTGCTGATCAACCTCGCGGTGCTGTTCGTGTTGCCATGGCAAACCGCGAGCGCGGTGTGGGCCGCCAGTGGTTTGTTCATCATCTGGCTGAGCCTGTACCTGAAGCAGCGCGTGAGTTTTGTCTTCGGTCTGCTGTTGCAGGTGATCGGCGGCGCTGCGTTCCTGTTAGCCGGGCCGGACCTGCTCGGTCCGCTGCTCAGCGAAGGGTTGCGACCGTTGGCGCATAGCGCTTTCTGGACGCCGCTAGTGCTGGGGCTGGCCGCATTCGTCGGGGCCTGGCGTTTGCAGCTCGGCAACCATGCTTCGGCCTTCGATGGGTTGAGCCTGCAGCGCTTGTCGGAAGTGTTGCTGGTGTGGGGCGCGGGTTGGTGGGCGCTGGCGTGGGTCAGCGAAGTGCTGCGCTTTGCGCCTTTGAATCTGCAAGCCACCTTGTTGCTAGCCGTTGCCGCCGTGAGTGTCGCGCTGTGGACGGTATTGGCGCTGCGCCTGAAGTGGTCGTCGCTGGGCTTGCTCTGCACCTTGCTGATTCCTGCAGCAGGTCTGGTGCTGCTCGCAGCCTGGCATTCGCGTTATCACCCGGCCGCCAACTTCGGCTGGCTGGTTTGGGCCGCGGTATTCGTCATGCATTTCATCTCCCTGCGACGTCTGGCGCCGACGCTGCCCGCAACAGCCCTGAGCACCGCCCATGTACTCGGCTGCTGGCTGTTGATCGGCGTGTTGGCCCTGGAGCTGCGTTACGGCTTGCTGCTGTTGTCGGAGCAGTACAACGCCTGGCGCTGGCTGGGCTGGGCGATTCTGCCGAGCCTGTATCTGGTGCTGATGGCTGCACCGCGCGCATGGCCATGGCCGGTGTCGGAGTACCCCCGCGAGTACCGGGTTTATGCCGCTGCGCCGTTGGCGTTGTTGATGCTCGGCTGGTTCTGGCTGGCGAACATCGCCAGTGACGGCACCGCTGAGCCGTTGCCGTATGTACCGCTGATTAACCCGTTGGAGCTGGGTCTGTTGTTTGCCCTGTTCGGCGTTTACGTCTGGTCTCGCAGCGCCGTGACGCAACTGGTGATTCGCAAGGAATACGCCGATAACGCCACGCAAGTGATCGCCGGGGGTTCGCTGTTCGTCTTTTTCACCGCGCTGGTGATGCGCACGGCGCACCATTGGGGTGGCGTGCCGTACGCGCTGGATCTGCTGCTTGGGTCGATGCTGGTACAGGCCGGCCTGTCCATCGTCTGGACCCTGATGGCCCTGAGTCTGATGATCGGTGGGCATCTGCGTCATCGCCGCGAAGTCTGGCTGATTGGCGCGGCACTGATCGCGCTGGTGGTCGCCAAGTTGTTCTTTGTTGAATTGAGTAACCGCGGCGGGCTCGCGCGGATCGTGTCGTTTATCGGCGTTGGCGTGTTGCTGTTGGTGGTGGGCTATTTCGCTCCATTGCCGCCCAAGCGTGCCGAGGCTGTGCCGGATGTTGAAAAACCGGCCCCTGAAACCGAAGGAGTGTCGTCTTGA
- a CDS encoding DUF3999 domain-containing protein: MSQKLNLGWWGAVVLGVTLSAGAQEKPADFAAQVPLSVSGEGPWYRLELPLDVQLKARQTDLSDLRVFNAAGEPQAYALAREPAQTRENRTLNDVKWFPLYNSADATERAPSVRVQSNTNGTLIEVQPSSQLEAGEEELRGWLLDASRIKAPLQQLILDWTSDRDGFQRFSIEASDDLQHWQSWGEGQVARLTFADERVEQHEVGLPGQSARYLRLLWISPQSAPVLTSAQLESANPRTLPLPLVWSQPLAGTSVKAGEYIWQLPMGLNVQRLQIELDQPNSLAPVTLSGRRETSLPWQTLTSGLLYRLTQNGQDVVQNELHLPGQTVQQLKLTVDERGGGLGAEAPTVRFAVRSTQLVFLARGAGPYTLALGSATVKAASLPLSTLIPDYSAAKLAALGKATVEGGVLVTPVTTVPMVVDTNWKKFGLWAVLLLSVLFLGAMAFSLLRKPAVKP, encoded by the coding sequence TTGAGTCAGAAGCTGAACCTGGGCTGGTGGGGTGCTGTGGTGCTGGGCGTGACGCTGTCGGCCGGCGCGCAGGAAAAACCGGCGGACTTTGCCGCGCAGGTGCCGTTGTCGGTGAGTGGCGAGGGCCCGTGGTATCGCCTGGAATTGCCCTTGGACGTGCAGCTGAAAGCGAGGCAAACCGATCTCAGCGATCTACGCGTGTTCAACGCCGCCGGTGAGCCTCAGGCGTATGCCCTGGCCCGAGAACCCGCGCAGACCCGCGAAAACCGCACGCTGAACGACGTGAAGTGGTTCCCGTTGTACAACTCGGCGGATGCCACCGAACGTGCGCCGAGTGTGCGCGTGCAATCGAACACCAACGGCACGTTGATCGAAGTGCAGCCGTCCAGCCAGTTAGAGGCGGGCGAAGAAGAGCTGCGCGGCTGGTTACTCGATGCCAGTCGAATCAAGGCGCCGTTACAGCAATTGATCCTCGATTGGACCAGCGATCGCGACGGCTTCCAGCGTTTCAGTATTGAAGCCAGTGATGATTTGCAGCATTGGCAGTCGTGGGGCGAAGGGCAGGTGGCGCGCCTGACGTTTGCCGACGAACGGGTCGAGCAACATGAGGTCGGCCTGCCGGGGCAATCGGCGCGTTACCTGCGCTTGCTCTGGATTTCACCGCAATCGGCGCCAGTGCTGACGTCGGCGCAACTGGAAAGCGCCAACCCTCGTACCTTGCCGCTGCCGTTGGTCTGGTCGCAACCGTTGGCTGGCACTAGCGTGAAGGCCGGTGAGTACATCTGGCAATTGCCGATGGGATTGAACGTCCAGCGCTTGCAGATCGAGCTGGATCAACCCAACAGCCTGGCACCGGTGACATTGTCGGGTCGTCGGGAAACCAGCCTGCCATGGCAAACGCTGACCAGCGGTTTGCTCTACCGCTTGACCCAGAATGGCCAGGACGTGGTGCAGAACGAATTGCATTTGCCGGGCCAGACCGTGCAGCAATTGAAGCTGACAGTGGATGAGCGCGGCGGTGGCCTGGGCGCCGAAGCGCCGACCGTCCGATTTGCCGTGCGCTCCACGCAACTGGTGTTCCTGGCGCGCGGGGCCGGGCCTTATACGCTGGCGCTGGGGAGTGCGACGGTGAAGGCGGCGAGCTTGCCGTTGTCGACGCTGATACCGGATTACAGCGCTGCGAAGCTGGCGGCGTTGGGCAAGGCGACGGTGGAAGGTGGAGTCTTGGTGACTCCTGTCACGACTGTGCCAATGGTGGTGGATACGAATTGGAAGAAATTCGGGTTGTGGGCGGTGCTGTTGCTCAGCGTGCTGTTTTTGGGGGCCATGGCGTTCAGCTTGCTGCGCAAGCCTGCTGTTAAACCCTGA
- a CDS encoding class 1 fructose-bisphosphatase: MSRVTLSRYLIEQTRSNNTPADLRFLIEVVARACKEISHAVSKGALGGVLGSMGTENVQGEVQKKLDVMSNDILLEANEWGGHLAGMASEEMDNAYQIPGKYPKGAYLLVFDPLDGSSNIDINAPVGTIFSVLRCPNEYLTQNEPLNEKAFLQPGTQQVAAGYAIYGPQTMLVLTLGNGVKGFTLDREMGSFVLTHEDITIPESTQEFAINASNKRHWEAPVQRYVDELLAGDEGPLKKNYNMRWVAAMVADVHRILTRGGLFMYPRDSREPSKPGKLRLMYEANPMSFLVEQAGGASTDGHQRILDIQPEGLHQRVAVFLGSKEEVARVTAYHKE, encoded by the coding sequence ATGTCCCGCGTTACCTTGAGTCGCTATTTGATTGAGCAGACCCGCAGCAACAATACTCCTGCCGATCTGCGTTTCCTGATCGAAGTGGTGGCGCGTGCTTGCAAGGAAATCAGCCACGCCGTGTCCAAGGGCGCCCTCGGTGGCGTTCTGGGCAGCATGGGCACTGAAAACGTCCAGGGTGAAGTGCAGAAGAAGCTTGATGTGATGTCCAACGACATCCTGCTCGAAGCCAACGAATGGGGCGGTCACCTGGCCGGCATGGCATCCGAAGAAATGGACAATGCCTACCAGATCCCGGGCAAATACCCGAAAGGCGCGTACCTGCTGGTGTTCGACCCGCTGGACGGTTCGTCGAACATCGACATCAACGCGCCGGTCGGTACGATCTTCTCGGTGCTGCGTTGCCCGAACGAATACCTGACCCAGAACGAGCCTTTGAACGAAAAGGCCTTCCTGCAGCCAGGCACTCAGCAGGTTGCCGCCGGTTACGCGATTTACGGTCCACAGACCATGCTGGTGCTGACCCTGGGCAATGGCGTCAAAGGCTTCACCCTGGATCGTGAAATGGGCAGCTTCGTACTGACCCATGAAGACATCACGATCCCGGAGTCCACACAGGAATTCGCGATCAACGCGTCCAACAAGCGTCACTGGGAAGCGCCGGTACAACGTTACGTCGACGAATTGCTGGCTGGCGATGAAGGCCCGCTGAAGAAGAATTACAACATGCGTTGGGTCGCCGCGATGGTGGCCGACGTGCACCGCATCCTGACCCGCGGCGGTCTGTTCATGTACCCACGCGACAGCCGCGAGCCGTCGAAGCCGGGCAAACTGCGCCTGATGTACGAAGCCAACCCGATGTCGTTCCTGGTGGAACAAGCGGGTGGCGCATCCACTGACGGCCACCAGCGCATCCTCGACATCCAGCCGGAAGGCCTGCACCAGCGTGTTGCGGTGTTCCTCGGTTCGAAAGAAGAAGTTGCCCGCGTCACGGCTTACCACAAGGAATAA
- a CDS encoding DUF924 family protein: MTAPWQPLLEWWFGSFESPNEIAADKGRLWFGKRDSQDLEARMRFGGQVEQALAGGLTEWVQCPEGWLALVLLLDQLPRMIFRDTPKSFSGDLRAQALVAQGIAADFDRQLRPIQRVFIYLVFEHCENLAVQNEAVSRFLDLVEQQPEADRAVFADNLDYAERHQKIIARFGRFPHRNAVLGRESTAEEIEFLSGPGSRF; this comes from the coding sequence ATGACCGCGCCCTGGCAGCCGTTGCTCGAATGGTGGTTCGGATCTTTCGAATCACCTAACGAAATAGCGGCTGACAAGGGCAGGTTATGGTTCGGCAAGCGCGATAGCCAGGACCTCGAAGCGCGGATGCGTTTCGGGGGTCAGGTCGAGCAGGCACTGGCCGGCGGATTGACTGAATGGGTGCAATGCCCTGAAGGTTGGCTGGCCTTGGTGCTGCTACTCGATCAACTTCCGCGGATGATCTTTCGCGACACCCCAAAATCCTTTTCAGGCGACCTCAGGGCTCAGGCACTGGTAGCGCAAGGCATTGCTGCGGACTTCGATCGGCAGCTGCGACCGATCCAGCGGGTGTTTATCTATCTGGTATTCGAGCACTGCGAAAATCTGGCGGTGCAGAACGAAGCGGTTTCGCGGTTTCTTGATCTGGTTGAACAGCAACCGGAGGCGGATCGGGCGGTGTTTGCCGACAACCTGGATTATGCCGAGCGGCATCAGAAGATCATTGCGCGGTTTGGACGCTTTCCCCATCGCAATGCGGTGTTGGGGCGCGAGTCTACGGCTGAGGAAATTGAGTTTCTTTCAGGGCCCGGGTCGCGGTTCTGA
- a CDS encoding methyl-accepting chemotaxis protein, giving the protein MFNSDQQASRTSSVAAAINELGAAAQEIAQNAALASQHSSDARALAEDGQQVVDKTIAAMQQLSAKISDSCGNIETLNSNTVNIGQILEVITSISQQTNLLALNAAIEAARAGEAGRGFAVVADEVRNLAHRTQDSAQQVQKMIEELQIGAREAVSTMTDSQRQSESSVGIANQAGERLGSVTQRIGEIDGMNQSVATATEEQTAVVESINVDITEINTLNQEGVENLQSTLRACADLEQQAARLKQLVGSFRI; this is encoded by the coding sequence ATGTTCAACTCCGATCAACAAGCCTCACGCACCAGCAGCGTGGCTGCAGCAATCAACGAATTGGGCGCCGCCGCCCAGGAAATCGCCCAGAACGCAGCCCTCGCCTCGCAACATTCGAGCGACGCCCGTGCCTTGGCCGAAGACGGTCAGCAGGTGGTGGATAAAACCATCGCAGCCATGCAGCAGCTGTCGGCGAAGATCAGCGATTCCTGCGGCAACATCGAAACCCTGAACAGCAACACGGTGAACATCGGCCAGATTCTGGAAGTGATCACCAGCATCTCGCAGCAAACCAACCTGCTGGCGCTCAACGCGGCCATCGAAGCAGCCCGTGCCGGTGAAGCCGGCCGTGGTTTTGCCGTGGTCGCGGACGAGGTGCGCAACCTCGCCCACCGCACTCAGGATTCGGCGCAGCAAGTGCAAAAGATGATCGAAGAACTGCAAATCGGCGCCCGGGAAGCGGTCAGCACCATGACCGACAGCCAGCGCCAGAGCGAAAGCAGCGTCGGCATCGCCAACCAGGCCGGCGAACGCCTGGGTAGCGTGACGCAGCGCATCGGTGAGATCGACGGGATGAACCAGTCCGTGGCGACCGCGACCGAGGAGCAAACCGCTGTGGTTGAGTCGATCAACGTCGACATCACCGAGATCAACACGCTGAACCAGGAAGGTGTGGAGAATTTGCAGTCGACCTTGCGTGCGTGTGCTGATCTTGAGCAGCAGGCGGCGCGGTTGAAGCAGTTGGTAGGCAGTTTCAGGATCTAA
- a CDS encoding lipocalin family protein, translating to MKRLLIVLFAGLVLAGCATSGVDPLAPKTVNSVNLKRYQGTWYELARLPVYFQRNCAQSEAHYSLKPEGDMAVLNRCLTSDWQWEEAKGTAYPQVPGKADKLWVEFDTWFSRLIPGLAKGEYWVLYVSDDYKTAIVGDPSRRHLWLLSRTPTVNGVVREELLSKARQQGYDTTRLIWRASDSKMAKTSN from the coding sequence ATGAAGCGGTTACTGATCGTTCTTTTTGCCGGCCTGGTATTGGCCGGCTGCGCCACTTCTGGCGTAGATCCGTTGGCACCCAAGACCGTCAACTCGGTCAACCTCAAGCGTTACCAGGGAACCTGGTACGAATTGGCGCGACTGCCAGTGTATTTTCAGCGCAATTGCGCGCAATCCGAAGCTCATTACAGCCTCAAGCCTGAAGGTGACATGGCGGTGCTGAACCGCTGCCTGACGTCGGACTGGCAATGGGAAGAGGCCAAAGGCACGGCTTATCCACAGGTGCCCGGCAAGGCCGACAAGCTGTGGGTCGAGTTCGATACCTGGTTCTCGCGACTGATACCCGGTTTGGCGAAGGGAGAGTACTGGGTGTTGTACGTCAGCGATGATTACAAGACCGCGATTGTCGGCGACCCGAGCCGCCGTCACCTCTGGCTGCTGTCACGCACCCCGACGGTCAATGGTGTAGTGCGTGAAGAACTGCTGAGCAAGGCGCGTCAGCAGGGCTATGACACGACACGGCTGATCTGGCGCGCATCGGATAGCAAGATGGCCAAGACTTCGAACTAG